A genome region from Phycisphaerae bacterium includes the following:
- a CDS encoding folylpolyglutamate synthase/dihydrofolate synthase family protein: MAKKAVSGSIRTYRSALTFLDSMVNHEKMTRVGYTPRNFNLARMTRLLSGLGNPHREFKSVHIAGTKGKGSTAAMLSAMLSNCNLKVGLYTSPHLLDVRERIQIDGKMISEQDMTHLMGRIAPVVRRLGKDEPTYFEILTALAFLYFAEQQLDIAVVETGMGGRLDSTNVLRPEVCAITSISYDHMGQLGLTLDKIAEEKAGIFKPGIPAISAPQAPEAKAALQRVAAKVKCPLLFTGKDIEFSYRFESTRPIGPHTCVSLITANSRFEHLPVPLMGEHQAINCGLALSVMATLKERGFKLEDQSVIEGLAKAKLPGRMETIHENPRIMVDGAHNAASVEALMRAIGQNIPYDSMVVIFGCRSDKDISGMLNHIQLGADKVIFTEGGIPRAADPGELAAEYIERCGKMAQVAHTLEEALEIAERAVTREDIICITGSFHLVGHAKRLIASRTAAGSVAS, encoded by the coding sequence ATGGCAAAGAAAGCAGTTTCCGGCTCCATCCGAACCTATCGGTCAGCATTAACCTTCCTGGACTCGATGGTAAACCACGAGAAGATGACCCGGGTGGGGTACACACCACGGAACTTCAACCTCGCGAGGATGACCCGGCTGTTATCGGGCTTGGGCAATCCTCATCGGGAGTTCAAGTCGGTTCACATTGCCGGAACCAAGGGCAAGGGCTCGACCGCAGCGATGCTGTCGGCGATGCTTTCCAATTGCAATCTCAAAGTGGGGCTGTATACATCGCCGCACTTGCTGGATGTTCGAGAGCGCATCCAGATTGACGGCAAGATGATCAGCGAGCAGGACATGACCCACCTCATGGGCCGGATCGCACCGGTGGTTCGCCGTCTGGGTAAGGACGAACCCACCTATTTTGAAATCCTGACCGCTCTGGCGTTTCTCTATTTTGCTGAGCAGCAGCTCGACATAGCGGTGGTTGAGACCGGCATGGGTGGGCGGTTGGACTCCACTAACGTGCTGAGACCGGAAGTCTGCGCTATCACGAGCATCAGTTACGATCACATGGGTCAGCTTGGGCTCACGCTGGACAAGATAGCCGAGGAGAAGGCCGGCATTTTCAAGCCAGGAATTCCCGCGATCAGCGCCCCCCAAGCGCCTGAGGCCAAGGCGGCTCTTCAGCGCGTTGCAGCCAAGGTGAAATGTCCGCTGCTGTTCACCGGCAAGGACATTGAGTTCAGCTACCGCTTCGAATCGACACGGCCGATTGGGCCGCATACGTGCGTCAGCCTCATCACGGCAAACAGCCGTTTCGAGCATCTGCCGGTACCCTTGATGGGAGAGCATCAGGCGATCAACTGCGGGCTGGCGCTCAGTGTCATGGCGACGCTCAAGGAGCGAGGCTTTAAGCTGGAGGATCAGTCGGTCATCGAAGGGCTCGCCAAGGCGAAGCTTCCGGGGCGCATGGAAACCATCCACGAAAACCCTCGAATCATGGTCGATGGAGCCCACAACGCAGCCAGCGTCGAGGCACTGATGCGGGCGATCGGTCAGAACATCCCATACGACTCGATGGTCGTCATTTTCGGCTGCCGGTCTGATAAAGACATCAGCGGCATGCTGAACCATATCCAGCTTGGAGCCGACAAGGTGATCTTCACCGAAGGAGGCATTCCGCGAGCCGCAGACCCGGGGGAGCTTGCCGCCGAGTACATCGAGCGATGCGGCAAGATGGCCCAGGTGGCCCATACCCTTGAGGAAGCCCTGGAGATCGCGGAACGAGCGGTGACTCGCGAGGATATCATCTGCATCACCGGTTCGTTCCACCTGGTCGGCCACGCGAAGAGGCTGATTGCCTCGCGAACCGCCGCCGGTTCCGTTGCCTCCTGA
- a CDS encoding DUF434 domain-containing protein, with product MPDKRSHRGPHPDDARLFAESQWPILRAAVGDLSFLLGRGYAEKSALKLVGDHFGLTQRQRIAVMRCSCSDDALATRRQREVPPGAVSASELAVDGYNVLTTVEAALAGGVVIQGRDGCYRDMASMHGTFRKVRETGPALGLIGETVAALRPQRCLWLLDSPVSNSGRLRSQMRDLAARRGWTWEIELVTNPDTVLADSSAIIATADSVVLDRCRSWLNLARLVLTFHLPNARIINLAPENR from the coding sequence ATGCCTGACAAGAGATCGCATCGCGGCCCTCACCCGGATGATGCCCGACTGTTTGCCGAGTCCCAATGGCCGATTCTTCGAGCTGCCGTCGGAGACCTGTCTTTTCTGCTTGGCAGGGGTTATGCCGAGAAATCGGCCCTCAAACTGGTTGGCGATCACTTCGGACTGACGCAGCGGCAGAGAATCGCGGTGATGAGGTGCTCCTGCTCCGATGACGCATTGGCTACACGGAGGCAACGCGAAGTCCCGCCCGGGGCAGTGAGCGCGAGCGAATTGGCTGTTGATGGATACAACGTCCTGACAACTGTCGAAGCCGCTCTGGCCGGCGGGGTCGTCATTCAGGGACGGGACGGCTGCTACCGCGACATGGCCAGCATGCACGGGACCTTCCGCAAGGTCCGAGAAACCGGCCCGGCACTGGGCCTGATCGGCGAGACCGTAGCCGCCCTCCGGCCCCAACGCTGCCTCTGGCTGCTCGACAGCCCCGTCTCCAACTCCGGTCGACTGCGGAGCCAGATGAGGGATCTCGCGGCCAGGCGGGGGTGGACCTGGGAAATCGAACTCGTCACGAACCCTGATACCGTGCTGGCCGATTCCAGCGCCATCATCGCAACTGCCGATAGCGTCGTCCTTGACCGATGCCGTTCCTGGCTCAACCTCGCTCGCTTGGTGCTGACCTTTCACTTACCGAACGCTCGCATCATCAACCTTGCTCCGGAAAACCGCTGA
- a CDS encoding thrombospondin type 3 repeat-containing protein — protein sequence MSKSFPRHAIAFSTLLAVLILTASVNRADAGQVCTPIFDPALQPPGTNAKITALCVFNDSLYAGGEFSLAGDVSAGCIARWDGRHWSALGTGMANDPGVTATPQVAVIAVYNNHIYAGGFFTRADGQPADHIARWTGSAWAPVGSGVNGPVVAMMVYNNELYVGGSFTQAGGNPASNIARWNGSAWTAVGSGANGHVLAMTVLDGALYAGGPFTEAGGVTANRIARWNGSWSAVGSGFDGTVQALGVLGGQLYAGGTFSKSGAASVSKIARWDGTTWSALGSGIVGSVACMATFDDRNGEALYVAGTFSQAGGLTANQIAKWDGTAWSTLGTGTNNGVKALAVFSDDISPALFVGGLFTIANGKTANYIARWACPWDGDKDGIPDVEDNCPKKSNADQADGDGDGVGDACDNCRTIANPDQTDTDGDGVGDACDNCPTVKNANQADNDQDSAGCDGRPDCGGDACDNDDDNDGVLDVSDNCPKTANPANTEPTDCNGDGDTDDADEAVGLQCDRDGDGIGDTCDNCPDVTNPDQKDTDKDGLGDVCDPDADNDGILNDGDGSGIAGDNPCTGGNKHECDDNCPLHFNPDQEDPDGDGKGNPCDNDDDGDGRADSQDNCPLVYNPSQTDTDKDGVGDACDNCPKVANVNQTNSDNDSLGNACDNCDFADNPPHTEPTDCNGDGDTTDPDEAVGKQCDQDGDGVGDACDNCPTVPNPDQANNDGDEFGDACDDDDDNDGVLDDDDNCPLHYNPDQTDSDGDALGDACDNCPEISNSDQADADGDGIGDACDNCPNKAGFDQMDTDGDGLGDLCDNCAGIDNPDQTDADGDGIGDACDNCPNKAGADQTDSDGDGLGNLCDNCAYVSNPDQVDTEGDGVGDACDNCPLVRNANQRDSDGDGTGNACDNCPFEPNAGQENRDGDGAGDACDLCPDDPDKIAPGACGCGMADTDADSNGVPDCLDKDTCPEDPDKRAPGQCGCGNPDTDTDGDGVADCVDSCLNDPGKVTPGVCGCGIPDRDSDNDGVLDCREECPHDPNKTTPGECGCGVPDVDSDGDGVLNCHENCPYDPAKTEPGGCGCGTPDIDTDSDGVLDCNETCDNDPNKTSPGICGCGTPDTDTDGDGTADCVDACPVDPAKTAPGQCGCGNPDTDTDRDGKADCVDQCPEDPLKIAPGTCGCGTPDTDTDQDGVADCHDLCPEDAGKINSGICGCGQPDTDSDSDGEPDCVDPCPDDPDNLCGDDECPDDPAKHVPGICGCGVPDTDSDDDGTPDCNDRCPDDPGKSEPGTCGCGVPDTDSDDDGSADCADPCPDDPLDQCGDLCPDDPNKTSPGICGCGTPDTDSDGDLTPDCRDACPQDPDKVAEGICGCGVPDVNEDEDDFMDCVDPCPADPANTCVVDLCPDDPKKIEPGVCGCGIPDDDTDQDGTLDCLDGCPADAGKTEPGLCGCGVADLDQDGDGTPDCLDDCPIDPNKTQPGLCGCGVSDADTDSDGVPDCGDNCPADAAKVEPGICGCGTPDTDSDRDGVPDCNDRCVNDPNKSQPGVCGCGTPDTDTDGDSIPDCTDGCPTDAGKTEPGWCGCGTADTDQDGDDVPDCLDNCPFDPDKAQPGLCGCGVSDADTDSDGVPDCSDNCPADAAKVEPGTCGCGTPDTDSDSDGVPDCNDGCMNDANKSQPGACGCGIPDTDSDADGTPDCNDQCPGDADKVSPGACGCGVADTDTDGDLTPDCLDPCPEDPLDQCGDLCPDDPNKTSPGICGCGVSDTDTDSDGTPDCNDGCPEDAVKLAPGLCGCGTPDADRDQDGTADCHDLCPDDPNKIAPGVCGCGVSDADTNNNGIADCQESGGGGGGGGGGGGGLPPIDNCPNDPLKTEPGVCGCGVPDTDSDGDTIPDCIDNCPFDVGLDQTDTDSDGPGDLCDNCPLTANPSQLDSDGDGVGDLCDNCPLTPNSDQLDSDTDGVGDACDLCPNVANPSQTDTDGDGVGDECDNCPETANPDQSDRDGDGLGDVCDPSPDGGSGQPIPNDGQTPSSRRVWCGLGATQAAMVGALLLMLIRPRRRR from the coding sequence ATGAGCAAGTCGTTTCCCCGTCACGCAATCGCATTCTCCACACTTCTGGCAGTTCTGATCCTGACGGCTTCCGTGAACCGGGCCGATGCGGGTCAGGTCTGCACGCCGATCTTCGACCCGGCTCTTCAGCCGCCGGGGACAAACGCCAAGATCACCGCGTTGTGCGTCTTCAACGACTCACTTTACGCGGGCGGCGAGTTCAGCCTGGCCGGTGACGTTTCGGCCGGCTGTATTGCACGATGGGACGGCCGGCACTGGTCGGCCCTGGGCACCGGAATGGCCAATGATCCAGGCGTGACCGCTACTCCGCAGGTGGCGGTGATTGCCGTGTACAACAACCACATCTACGCCGGTGGCTTTTTTACCAGGGCCGACGGTCAGCCGGCCGACCACATCGCCCGCTGGACGGGCTCGGCTTGGGCACCCGTGGGATCGGGCGTCAATGGGCCGGTCGTGGCCATGATGGTGTACAACAACGAGTTGTACGTCGGCGGCTCGTTCACTCAGGCCGGAGGCAACCCGGCCTCGAACATCGCTCGCTGGAACGGCTCGGCATGGACCGCGGTGGGCAGTGGAGCCAACGGCCACGTTCTGGCAATGACTGTGCTTGACGGGGCCCTTTACGCCGGAGGCCCATTCACTGAGGCCGGCGGCGTCACCGCTAACCGCATTGCACGATGGAACGGCTCGTGGTCCGCCGTCGGCAGCGGATTTGACGGAACGGTGCAGGCTTTGGGCGTACTTGGGGGACAGCTTTACGCCGGTGGAACGTTTAGCAAATCGGGGGCAGCCTCCGTCAGCAAGATCGCCCGTTGGGACGGGACAACGTGGTCGGCGCTGGGCAGCGGGATCGTCGGTAGTGTTGCCTGCATGGCCACCTTTGACGACCGTAACGGCGAGGCTCTCTATGTCGCCGGCACGTTCAGCCAAGCGGGCGGCCTGACCGCCAACCAGATCGCCAAGTGGGATGGCACTGCCTGGTCAACGTTGGGCACGGGTACCAACAACGGCGTCAAGGCCCTGGCGGTGTTCAGCGACGACATCAGCCCGGCCTTGTTCGTCGGCGGCCTGTTTACCATCGCCAATGGCAAGACGGCGAACTACATTGCCCGCTGGGCATGCCCATGGGACGGCGACAAGGACGGGATCCCCGACGTAGAAGATAACTGTCCCAAGAAGAGCAATGCGGACCAGGCGGACGGCGATGGCGACGGCGTCGGCGATGCCTGCGACAACTGCCGAACCATCGCCAACCCGGACCAGACGGACACCGATGGCGACGGCGTCGGCGACGCTTGCGACAACTGTCCAACCGTCAAGAATGCCAACCAGGCCGACAACGACCAGGACTCGGCGGGCTGCGACGGCCGGCCCGATTGCGGCGGCGACGCCTGTGACAACGACGACGACAACGACGGCGTCCTCGACGTCAGCGACAACTGCCCCAAGACCGCGAACCCGGCCAACACCGAGCCGACCGACTGCAACGGCGACGGGGATACCGACGACGCCGACGAAGCGGTGGGCTTACAGTGCGACCGCGATGGTGACGGTATCGGCGACACGTGTGACAACTGTCCCGACGTCACCAACCCCGACCAGAAGGACACCGACAAAGATGGTCTGGGCGACGTATGCGATCCGGACGCCGACAACGACGGGATTCTTAATGACGGCGACGGCAGCGGCATAGCCGGCGACAACCCTTGCACCGGCGGCAACAAGCATGAATGCGACGACAACTGCCCGCTGCATTTCAATCCCGACCAGGAAGACCCCGACGGCGACGGGAAAGGTAACCCTTGCGACAACGACGATGACGGCGACGGACGTGCGGACAGCCAGGATAACTGCCCGCTGGTTTATAACCCGTCTCAGACCGACACCGACAAGGACGGCGTCGGGGATGCATGCGACAACTGCCCCAAGGTGGCAAACGTCAATCAGACCAACAGCGATAACGATTCCCTCGGCAACGCTTGTGACAACTGCGATTTCGCGGACAATCCCCCACACACGGAACCGACCGACTGCAACGGTGACGGCGATACGACCGACCCCGATGAGGCCGTCGGCAAACAGTGCGACCAGGACGGCGACGGCGTCGGCGACGCCTGCGACAACTGCCCGACCGTGCCCAACCCCGATCAGGCCAACAACGACGGCGATGAATTCGGCGACGCATGCGATGATGATGACGACAATGACGGCGTGCTGGACGACGACGACAACTGTCCTCTGCACTACAACCCCGATCAGACCGACAGCGACGGCGACGCCTTGGGCGACGCCTGCGACAACTGCCCCGAGATTTCCAACTCGGACCAGGCTGATGCGGACGGCGACGGCATCGGCGATGCTTGCGACAACTGCCCGAACAAGGCCGGCTTCGATCAGATGGATACCGACGGCGACGGTTTGGGCGATCTGTGCGACAACTGCGCCGGAATCGACAACCCCGACCAGACGGATGCCGACGGGGACGGCATCGGCGATGCTTGTGACAACTGCCCGAACAAGGCCGGCGCCGACCAAACGGACTCCGATGGAGACGGCCTCGGCAACCTGTGCGACAACTGCGCCTATGTGAGCAACCCCGATCAGGTGGACACCGAAGGCGACGGCGTGGGCGACGCCTGCGACAACTGTCCACTTGTCAGAAATGCCAATCAGCGGGACAGCGACGGCGACGGCACCGGCAACGCCTGTGACAACTGTCCGTTTGAGCCGAACGCCGGCCAGGAGAACCGCGACGGCGACGGGGCCGGCGACGCGTGCGACCTGTGCCCGGACGATCCCGACAAAATCGCACCGGGAGCCTGCGGATGCGGCATGGCCGATACCGATGCCGACAGCAACGGCGTTCCAGACTGCCTCGACAAAGACACTTGCCCTGAGGACCCCGATAAGCGAGCCCCCGGCCAGTGCGGCTGCGGCAACCCCGACACCGACACCGATGGCGACGGAGTCGCCGATTGCGTCGATTCGTGTCTCAATGATCCAGGCAAGGTCACGCCTGGGGTTTGCGGTTGCGGTATTCCTGATCGCGACAGCGACAACGACGGGGTGCTCGACTGCAGAGAAGAATGCCCGCACGATCCGAACAAGACCACCCCCGGCGAATGCGGATGCGGAGTGCCCGATGTGGACTCCGACGGCGACGGCGTGCTGAACTGCCATGAGAACTGTCCATACGACCCGGCCAAAACCGAGCCTGGCGGGTGCGGCTGCGGCACACCGGACATTGATACCGACAGCGACGGCGTGCTCGACTGCAATGAGACCTGCGACAACGATCCCAACAAGACCTCACCAGGAATCTGCGGCTGCGGAACGCCGGATACGGACACCGACGGGGACGGCACGGCCGACTGCGTGGACGCCTGTCCGGTTGACCCCGCCAAGACCGCGCCCGGTCAGTGTGGCTGCGGCAACCCCGACACTGACACGGACCGCGACGGCAAAGCCGATTGCGTGGATCAGTGCCCCGAGGACCCGCTCAAGATCGCACCCGGCACCTGCGGCTGCGGGACGCCGGACACGGATACCGATCAGGACGGCGTGGCCGACTGCCACGACCTTTGTCCAGAAGACGCCGGGAAGATCAACTCGGGCATCTGCGGTTGCGGCCAACCGGATACGGACAGCGACAGCGACGGGGAACCCGACTGCGTGGATCCCTGCCCTGATGATCCGGACAACCTCTGCGGAGACGATGAGTGCCCGGATGACCCCGCCAAACACGTGCCGGGCATTTGCGGCTGCGGGGTGCCCGATACCGACAGCGACGACGACGGCACCCCCGACTGCAACGACCGATGTCCCGACGATCCGGGCAAGAGCGAGCCTGGCACCTGCGGCTGCGGGGTGCCTGACACCGATAGCGACGACGACGGAAGTGCGGATTGTGCCGACCCCTGCCCCGACGATCCGCTCGATCAGTGCGGCGACCTCTGCCCCGACGATCCAAACAAGACGTCGCCGGGAATCTGCGGATGCGGCACACCGGACACCGACAGCGATGGAGACCTCACGCCCGATTGCCGCGATGCCTGCCCTCAGGATCCGGACAAAGTGGCGGAAGGAATCTGCGGATGCGGTGTGCCCGACGTGAACGAGGATGAGGACGACTTCATGGACTGCGTCGACCCCTGTCCCGCCGATCCGGCAAACACGTGCGTCGTGGATCTGTGTCCCGACGACCCGAAGAAGATTGAGCCGGGAGTCTGCGGTTGCGGCATCCCTGACGACGACACCGATCAGGATGGAACCCTTGATTGCCTCGACGGCTGCCCAGCCGACGCCGGCAAGACGGAACCCGGCTTGTGCGGATGCGGAGTTGCGGACCTCGATCAGGACGGAGACGGCACACCCGATTGCCTGGACGACTGCCCGATCGATCCGAACAAGACGCAGCCGGGGCTTTGCGGCTGCGGCGTCTCTGATGCTGATACCGATTCCGATGGCGTACCTGATTGCGGTGACAACTGCCCGGCCGATGCCGCCAAGGTCGAACCCGGCATCTGCGGATGCGGGACCCCAGATACCGACAGTGATCGCGACGGCGTACCCGACTGCAATGACAGATGCGTGAATGATCCGAACAAGTCGCAGCCCGGCGTGTGCGGATGCGGAACCCCGGATACCGACACCGATGGCGACAGCATACCCGATTGTACCGATGGTTGCCCGACCGACGCCGGCAAAACGGAACCTGGCTGGTGCGGATGTGGTACGGCTGATACAGACCAAGACGGTGATGATGTGCCGGATTGCCTGGATAACTGCCCGTTCGACCCAGACAAAGCACAGCCGGGGCTTTGCGGCTGCGGCGTCTCTGATGCTGATACCGATTCCGATGGCGTACCTGATTGCAGCGACAACTGCCCGGCCGATGCCGCCAAGGTCGAACCCGGCACCTGCGGATGCGGAACCCCCGATACCGACAGTGACAGCGACGGAGTGCCCGACTGCAACGACGGATGCATGAACGATGCGAACAAGTCGCAACCCGGCGCGTGTGGCTGCGGGATCCCGGATACGGATTCAGACGCGGACGGCACGCCGGACTGCAACGATCAATGCCCGGGAGACGCCGACAAGGTTTCGCCGGGAGCTTGCGGATGCGGCGTGGCCGACACTGATACGGATGGCGATCTGACCCCTGACTGCCTGGACCCTTGCCCTGAAGATCCGCTCGATCAGTGTGGCGACCTCTGCCCCGACGATCCGAACAAAACCTCGCCGGGGATCTGCGGATGCGGCGTGTCGGACACGGACACCGATAGCGACGGCACCCCGGACTGCAACGACGGCTGCCCCGAAGATGCCGTCAAGCTTGCCCCAGGCCTCTGCGGATGCGGCACGCCCGATGCCGATCGGGATCAAGACGGGACAGCCGACTGCCACGATCTGTGCCCCGACGACCCAAACAAGATCGCTCCGGGCGTCTGCGGCTGCGGCGTTTCGGACGCGGACACCAACAACAATGGAATAGCTGACTGCCAGGAGTCCGGCGGTGGCGGAGGAGGGGGCGGCGGGGGAGGAGGAGGCTTGCCGCCGATCGACAACTGCCCGAACGACCCGCTCAAGACCGAGCCTGGCGTTTGCGGATGCGGTGTACCGGACACCGACTCGGATGGCGATACCATTCCTGACTGCATCGACAACTGCCCGTTCGATGTTGGCCTCGATCAGACGGACACGGACTCCGATGGTCCGGGCGATCTGTGCGACAACTGCCCGCTGACGGCCAATCCGAGTCAACTGGATAGCGACGGCGACGGTGTCGGTGACCTGTGCGACAACTGCCCGCTCACCCCCAATTCGGATCAGCTTGACAGCGATACCGACGGTGTAGGCGACGCCTGTGACCTGTGCCCGAACGTCGCGAACCCGTCTCAGACGGACACCGATGGCGACGGCGTGGGCGATGAGTGTGACAACTGCCCCGAGACGGCGAATCCGGATCAGTCGGACCGGGACGGTGATGGACTAGGCGACGTTTGCGATCCCTCACCCGACGGTGGCTCGGGCCAGCCCATCCCCAATGATGGTCAGACCCCTTCATCCAGGCGGGTATGGTGCGGGCTGGGTGCGACCCAGGCGGCGATGGTCGGCGCACTGCTGCTGATGCTGATCCGCCCCCGTCGGCGGAGATAA
- a CDS encoding response regulator transcription factor — protein sequence MSQRRILVVEDDAAIRQGIVDALQFDGYATLEAANGDVGLDMARAVDCDLLLLDLVLPGADGLTILREVRITRPTLPVIILTARGEEQDRVQGLKLGADDYVVKPFRVAELLARVEAVLRRSPERPADLRLVAFAGGVIDLARSEIRFENNDRCELSEREVELLRYLACNNGRAISRDEILSRVWRLDPIGIATRTIDMHIARLRDKLRDDPEDPKIILTVRGKGYMFANCGGGG from the coding sequence ATGTCACAGAGACGCATCCTGGTTGTCGAAGATGACGCCGCGATTCGGCAAGGTATCGTCGATGCCCTGCAATTCGACGGTTATGCCACGCTCGAAGCCGCCAACGGCGACGTGGGGCTGGATATGGCCCGAGCCGTGGATTGCGATCTGCTGCTGCTCGACCTGGTGCTGCCAGGGGCAGACGGTTTGACTATTCTGCGGGAAGTGAGGATCACGCGACCCACGCTGCCGGTGATCATTCTCACCGCCCGCGGCGAAGAGCAGGACCGGGTACAGGGCCTGAAACTTGGAGCAGATGACTATGTCGTCAAGCCGTTCCGCGTCGCAGAACTGCTCGCCCGCGTGGAAGCCGTGCTGCGGCGATCTCCCGAGCGGCCGGCCGATCTCAGGCTTGTTGCTTTCGCCGGTGGCGTGATCGACCTGGCGCGGAGCGAGATTCGTTTTGAGAACAACGACCGCTGCGAGCTGTCGGAGCGCGAGGTTGAACTGCTGCGTTACCTGGCCTGCAACAACGGACGGGCGATATCGAGGGACGAGATACTCTCGCGCGTCTGGCGGCTCGATCCGATCGGCATCGCGACGCGAACGATTGACATGCACATCGCGCGGTTGCGAGACAAGCTGCGAGACGACCCTGAGGATCCAAAGATCATTCTCACTGTTCGGGGCAAGGGGTACATGTTCGCCAACTGCGGAGGAGGCGGTTGA
- a CDS encoding HAMP domain-containing sensor histidine kinase: MRPWLTWPAFVVCIAVILAAMGWHSQTVLQLDRADAAAIRRAAIEERIRLALWRMDSALTPLVAQESTWPYYAYASFAPTERAYTNLLNPVQPGEILMASPLLDPPSRHVLVHFQINPDNSISSPQVPTGPMRQIAEGQYTTADKIELYTRRLAALQPILSRANLLSMLEPAEPPPVRIAVLPTASQPSADQESLAQQSEVQSFWGLSNQLPDRDLRRRLGRLDEQIYTQQAVTPQPAAQEQGQVSGLSQGGNPRQDRAQRPSSSGKQVRSSGKTSWISPDQQDLMNTYDAQARGYNYDVNGELILTNAGNSRVMRGGVKEGSARSLWIGDTLVLARRARVNGSEYIQGCRFDWPGIQSWLLGEIRDLLPEARLEPADLELDQTDTRRLAALPIRLVPGDIPSPPAQGMSPVRMTLLVAWSCLLLAAAAVIILLVGTMSLSERRAAFVSAVTHEMRTPLTTFRMYTEMLTGGMVPSEEKRRRYLDTLRVEAERLSHLVENVLAYARLEKNRAISAAQNVTLAELIARVEKRLAERAAQAGMKLEVSRPEDICSSTVHVDPSAVEQILFNLVDNACKYAVSTGDRRIRLETLRDGGKATVRVRDYGPGIPEREARKLFRPFCKSAKDAANSSPGVGLGLALSRRLARHMGGDLRLDQSVNDGACFVLTLPATVN, translated from the coding sequence ATGCGACCCTGGCTGACATGGCCGGCCTTTGTCGTGTGCATTGCCGTGATCCTGGCGGCCATGGGCTGGCATAGTCAGACCGTGCTGCAACTTGACCGTGCAGACGCGGCCGCGATTCGCCGAGCCGCGATCGAGGAGCGAATCCGCCTGGCCCTGTGGCGGATGGATTCGGCCCTGACACCGTTGGTCGCCCAGGAAAGTACCTGGCCATACTACGCGTACGCGTCGTTCGCGCCGACGGAAAGGGCCTATACGAATCTGCTCAACCCGGTCCAACCAGGCGAGATTCTGATGGCCTCCCCGCTGCTCGACCCGCCGTCGCGGCATGTGTTGGTGCATTTTCAGATCAATCCGGATAACAGCATCTCCTCGCCGCAGGTACCGACCGGCCCGATGCGCCAGATTGCGGAAGGGCAATACACCACCGCCGACAAGATCGAGCTCTACACCCGGCGACTCGCAGCTCTCCAACCGATCCTGAGCAGGGCCAACCTCCTGAGCATGCTGGAACCGGCGGAGCCCCCTCCTGTCAGAATTGCCGTGCTGCCGACCGCCTCTCAACCCTCGGCCGACCAGGAGAGCCTCGCCCAGCAATCCGAGGTTCAGTCGTTTTGGGGTCTGTCCAACCAGCTTCCCGATCGGGATCTCCGGCGGCGATTGGGTCGGCTTGACGAGCAGATCTACACCCAGCAAGCCGTCACTCCTCAGCCCGCGGCACAGGAGCAAGGACAAGTCTCGGGATTATCCCAGGGCGGCAACCCCAGACAAGACCGTGCTCAACGGCCGTCGTCCTCCGGCAAACAGGTGAGAAGTTCCGGCAAGACAAGCTGGATATCACCCGATCAACAGGACCTGATGAACACCTACGATGCCCAAGCACGGGGCTACAACTACGACGTCAACGGAGAGCTGATCCTGACTAACGCCGGCAATTCGAGAGTAATGCGAGGGGGCGTCAAAGAGGGATCGGCACGGTCTTTGTGGATCGGGGACACGCTCGTACTGGCTCGCAGAGCAAGGGTCAACGGGAGCGAATACATTCAGGGCTGCCGGTTCGATTGGCCGGGGATTCAGAGCTGGCTGCTCGGCGAGATCCGGGATCTGTTGCCCGAAGCCCGTCTCGAACCGGCCGACCTGGAGCTCGACCAGACCGACACGCGCCGGCTGGCAGCTCTGCCGATCCGCCTCGTCCCGGGCGACATACCCAGCCCCCCGGCACAGGGCATGTCCCCGGTTCGAATGACGTTACTCGTCGCGTGGTCCTGCCTGCTCCTGGCGGCGGCCGCAGTGATCATACTGCTGGTGGGAACGATGTCTCTGAGCGAGCGCCGGGCAGCCTTCGTCTCGGCAGTCACTCACGAGATGCGGACGCCGCTGACCACGTTTCGGATGTACACCGAGATGCTGACCGGTGGCATGGTGCCCAGCGAGGAAAAACGACGGCGATACCTCGATACGTTGCGCGTCGAAGCCGAGCGGCTCAGCCACCTGGTTGAGAACGTACTTGCTTATGCCCGCCTGGAGAAGAATCGGGCGATCAGCGCCGCTCAGAACGTGACCCTTGCCGAGTTGATCGCGAGAGTCGAGAAACGCCTGGCCGAGCGCGCCGCACAAGCGGGCATGAAACTGGAGGTATCGAGGCCCGAGGACATCTGCTCTTCGACTGTTCACGTGGATCCTTCCGCAGTGGAACAAATCCTGTTTAACCTGGTGGACAACGCCTGCAAGTACGCCGTCTCGACCGGTGATCGGCGAATCCGGCTGGAGACGCTGCGGGACGGAGGCAAGGCAACCGTGCGGGTCCGCGATTACGGGCCGGGGATCCCCGAGCGCGAGGCAAGGAAGCTATTTCGTCCGTTCTGCAAGTCGGCAAAGGACGCCGCGAACTCATCGCCCGGCGTGGGTCTGGGATTGGCCCTCAGTCGCCGACTGGCGCGGCACATGGGAGGCGATCTGCGACTCGATCAGAGCGTCAACGATGGCGCCTGCTTCGTCCTCACTCTACCCGCAACGGTCAACTGA